The genome window GATTATCATGATTTAGCGTCACCATCAGAACCAGCCGATTGGAAACCCGGGAGATTTCGCGCAGGTAAGAAACGGGGTCGCGAAATCTTTCTAACATGCAAAAACTCCAGGCCAAATCAAAAGAGCCAGAGTCATACGGCAGCTTGTCCACCGACGCTTGGGTGGTTTGCATTCGATCCGATAAACCCCTTTTGGCCCATGTTTCCCTGGCATACATTAACAACAAATCAGAGGGGTTGGTCAAACCCACCGGCTTTGTTACAATGCCGGATAGCGGAAGCGAATTTGCCCCCGGAATGCCGGTAACCCCGTCGGCCGGAGATTCTAACACGCTGCACAGGTCATATTTATAAGCTACGCCCTGCAGCAATTTGCCCATCATATGCCGTTCGAATTTGGTCCCGAACCCTTCATCTTCCGAGACCCCGGAATGGCCCTTCAAATTATTGTCTGCCCAGGCTTTTATTTTATCGCTGTCGTTCATTTGCAGCGGGCTTAGGGCCGGCAGCTTTTTACCAGATGAAAAGATGTGTTTCAAGAAAACCAAAAATATGAAACTGTTGAGCGGTATGTAGCACAACCACCATAGTATAACAGCTCCGGTCTGCCTGAATAATTTCAGCATAATAGACATTTCTTATAAGTTAAAATACCAGGTCCCGGATCACCTTCAGGGAGGTCCGGAGATCGAATATCATATTGGTGTATGATGCGTTGGCCAGGGGGCAGGAGCACTTCCTGGCCTTGATCATTTTCCTTGCCTGGCGGGCCTGGCCCGAACGCCACAGCTTTTTGAAATCGTAACCCTGATCGGGCAGCCGGCCCATTTCATCGCCCCTGATGCAGCAGCCCCAGACCGCCCCGTCCGGCATTATCTGGACCGAGGCAAATCCGGCATAGCAGGACAGGCCGCTTTCCCCCTTCAGTATCCGGTACACATAACCGTAGTACTGCCGGCGGAATGCCTGGGCGATCCCGGCCCAACCCTTCTTCCGGTTCAAGTCGATCTCTCTGATCAGATGATCGGCTATCGGCTTATATTCTCCCGGGGACGGGGTGATGTCCAGGTCTAGGTTCAATAACTCCGCCCGGTTTTCGGCCACCTCGGCCACCAGGGAGCCGGTTCCCAGCTGGGCCAGATCTTTTCGCCGTTCCAGAAACCCCTCCAGATTGCTTTTGGAGATGACCGTGCCGATGCCGATCAGCAAATTGGTCGGCTGGGCCTTCTTCAGGGCCTCGATGGTGGAGACGGCGTTGCGCCAGGCATCCCCGCTGCCTCGGATGCTATTCTGTTCCTCCCCGGCGGAATCCAGCGAAACATTGACGATGAAATTTATCCTGGGGTATCGCTTGGCCAGCTCCCTGGCCACCGCTGAGGTTCTATCGGGCAGGCTTCCGTTGGTGGGGATGTTTACTAATCTGGGATGGCAGCTGCCGCAGCACAGGTCAACGATATCTTTGAAATCATCTCTTAAAAAAGGCTCTCCGCCGGAGAAGGTGACCCAATAGGCTGACCTGCCCATTGATAGGAACAGTTTCCGGTAATCCTCCAACCCCATCTCCGGAAGATTGGACTGGTATATTCGGCAGGTGGCGCAGCGGTAATTGCACCGAGTGGTGACGCTGATGGTGTAGTTCAGCGGCATCATCACCGGCCATCCCCAGGCCCGGAACATCCGGTAGGGAATCTGTCCGGCGAT of Candidatus Edwardsbacteria bacterium contains these proteins:
- a CDS encoding methyltransferase domain-containing protein; translated protein: MKGHSGVSEDEGFGTKFERHMMGKLLQGVAYKYDLCSVLESPADGVTGIPGANSLPLSGIVTKPVGLTNPSDLLLMYARETWAKRGLSDRMQTTQASVDKLPYDSGSFDLAWSFCMLERFRDPVSYLREISRVSNRLVLMVTLNHDNHGTWLHKIYHNATGLEWDHGDFDMMALPGIRRSFERSGIEVIATGAVDVPPTWDTWDMPLGGEISKIAGLFGRKWEWKAAPAKSRKGFLLSLFEWIEDNLPVWFKVLNAHHLYVLGRVGNNVE
- a CDS encoding radical SAM protein, which encodes MNPIAGQIPYRMFRAWGWPVMMPLNYTISVTTRCNYRCATCRIYQSNLPEMGLEDYRKLFLSMGRSAYWVTFSGGEPFLRDDFKDIVDLCCGSCHPRLVNIPTNGSLPDRTSAVARELAKRYPRINFIVNVSLDSAGEEQNSIRGSGDAWRNAVSTIEALKKAQPTNLLIGIGTVISKSNLEGFLERRKDLAQLGTGSLVAEVAENRAELLNLDLDITPSPGEYKPIADHLIREIDLNRKKGWAGIAQAFRRQYYGYVYRILKGESGLSCYAGFASVQIMPDGAVWGCCIRGDEMGRLPDQGYDFKKLWRSGQARQARKMIKARKCSCPLANASYTNMIFDLRTSLKVIRDLVF